In one Ralstonia pickettii genomic region, the following are encoded:
- a CDS encoding branched-chain amino acid aminotransferase produces the protein MNNVVESAISIEKRPNPVPAEERARLLENPAFGRVFTDHMATIRYTEGKGWHDAKIGAHGPIQCDPSTLVLHYAQEIFEGMKAYRLPDGGGALFRPEANARRFQNSAKRLAMPALPEDLFLQAVRELVKLDRDWIPSGQGSALYLRPFMIATEVVLGVKPSAEYLFCVIACPVGAYFKGDASSGVTIWVSDNYTRAAPGGTGEAKCGGNYAASLVAQAEATREGCDQVVFLDAVERKWIEELGGMNVFFVFDDGSLQTPPLTGTILPGITRDSLITLARGMGLTVREEPYSIDQWQADAQSGRLREAFACGTAAVVTPIGKVKGHKHNFTIGDGKAGELTTKLKAALVDLQNGRAPDPHGWLDRLF, from the coding sequence ATGAACAACGTTGTCGAATCGGCTATTTCGATCGAGAAGCGCCCGAACCCTGTTCCGGCGGAAGAGCGGGCGCGCCTGCTGGAAAACCCCGCTTTCGGCCGCGTCTTCACGGATCACATGGCCACCATCCGCTACACCGAGGGCAAGGGCTGGCACGACGCCAAAATCGGCGCGCATGGCCCGATCCAATGCGATCCGTCCACGCTGGTGCTGCACTACGCGCAGGAAATCTTCGAGGGCATGAAGGCCTACCGCCTGCCGGACGGCGGCGGTGCGCTGTTCCGCCCGGAAGCCAATGCGCGCCGGTTCCAGAACTCCGCCAAGCGCCTGGCGATGCCCGCGCTGCCCGAAGACCTTTTCCTGCAGGCCGTGCGCGAGCTAGTCAAGCTCGATCGCGACTGGATTCCGTCGGGCCAGGGCTCGGCGCTGTACCTGCGCCCGTTCATGATCGCTACCGAAGTCGTCCTGGGCGTGAAGCCTTCGGCCGAATACCTGTTCTGCGTGATCGCGTGCCCGGTGGGCGCGTACTTCAAGGGCGATGCATCGTCGGGCGTCACCATCTGGGTGTCGGACAACTACACGCGCGCGGCACCGGGCGGTACGGGCGAGGCCAAGTGCGGCGGCAACTACGCCGCCAGCCTGGTCGCTCAAGCGGAGGCCACCCGCGAGGGCTGCGACCAGGTCGTCTTCCTCGACGCGGTGGAGCGCAAGTGGATCGAAGAGCTGGGCGGTATGAACGTGTTCTTCGTCTTCGATGACGGTTCGCTGCAAACGCCGCCGCTGACTGGCACGATCCTGCCGGGCATCACGCGCGATTCGTTGATCACGCTGGCGCGCGGCATGGGCCTGACCGTGCGCGAAGAGCCGTACTCCATCGACCAGTGGCAGGCCGACGCCCAAAGCGGCCGCCTGCGTGAAGCCTTTGCATGCGGCACCGCAGCGGTCGTCACGCCCATCGGCAAGGTCAAGGGCCACAAGCACAACTTCACCATCGGCGATGGCAAGGCGGGTGAGCTGACGACCAAGCTGAAGGCGGCGCTGGTCGATCTGCAGAACGGCCGCGCACCGGACCCGCATGGCTGGCTCGACCGCCTGTTCTGA
- a CDS encoding alpha/beta fold hydrolase translates to MAESLAAPSVDGTEAWITTPDGRLHARQWGGPVNDAAKPPIVLLHDSLGCVALWRDFPQRLAHSTGHAVIAYDRLGFGQSDAYPGQLDPSFIQQEAYGGFAALTDQLGVDRFIVFGHSVGGGMAVSIAAAYPGRCAGLITESAQAFVEEQTRQGIRIAQAQFAEPGQMGRLERYHGSKAQWVLDAWVNTWLSPAFAHWCLDDALLAVRSPVLALHGTEDEYGSTAQPERIVTLAGAPATLKLVQRCGHVPHREQEAAVLAAVNAFLTASA, encoded by the coding sequence ATGGCCGAATCGCTTGCCGCGCCGTCCGTCGACGGCACCGAAGCCTGGATCACCACGCCCGATGGCCGTCTCCATGCCAGGCAATGGGGCGGCCCGGTCAACGATGCCGCCAAACCGCCCATCGTGCTGCTGCACGATTCGCTCGGCTGCGTCGCGCTGTGGCGTGATTTTCCGCAGCGTCTGGCGCACTCGACCGGGCATGCAGTCATCGCCTATGACCGGCTCGGCTTTGGCCAATCCGACGCATATCCCGGCCAGTTGGATCCGAGCTTCATTCAGCAGGAAGCGTACGGCGGCTTTGCCGCGCTGACGGACCAGCTTGGCGTGGACCGCTTCATCGTCTTCGGCCACAGCGTCGGTGGCGGCATGGCGGTGTCGATTGCGGCGGCCTATCCGGGCCGCTGCGCCGGCTTGATTACCGAGTCGGCGCAGGCGTTTGTGGAAGAGCAAACGCGCCAAGGCATCCGGATCGCCCAGGCGCAGTTTGCCGAGCCCGGCCAGATGGGCCGGCTCGAGCGGTACCACGGCAGCAAGGCGCAATGGGTGCTGGATGCGTGGGTGAACACGTGGCTGTCTCCGGCATTTGCGCACTGGTGCCTGGACGACGCGCTGCTTGCCGTGCGCAGCCCGGTACTGGCGCTGCACGGCACCGAAGACGAATACGGCTCCACCGCGCAGCCTGAGCGCATCGTCACGCTGGCTGGCGCGCCCGCTACGCTCAAGCTGGTGCAGCGCTGCGGGCACGTGCCGCATCGGGAGCAGGAAGCCGCTGTGCTCGCCGCCGTCAACGCCTTCCTGACCGCATCCGCTTGA